One window from the genome of Esox lucius isolate fEsoLuc1 chromosome 23, fEsoLuc1.pri, whole genome shotgun sequence encodes:
- the sbf1 gene encoding myotubularin-related protein 5 isoform X13, which translates to MNSEMARLADYFVVVGYDLDKRGGSEGQGRILQRFPEKDWEDNPFPQGIELFCQPNGWQLVPEREPPSFFVSVLTDINSERHYCACFTFWEGLDNPQLQKAETSEVDEDEVPGLIQPAQVFAPKSLVLVSRLDHTEVFRNCLGLIYTVHVDSLSVPLETVIGNLLTCVIPTAGGSQRTITLGAGDRQVIQTPINDSLPVSGSSVAHLFRQLGIVNVLYLFCAALTEHKILFLSRSYQRLTDACRGLLAIMFPLKYSFTYVPILPGKLLEVLSTPTPFIIGVNSFFRSETQELLDVIIADLDGGTVTVPECVHISLLPDPLLQQTQTALSMVLDPELETADHAFPPSSTQPSSLKIQDKEIRAVFLWLFAQLFHGYRWCLHIIRIHPEPVIRFHKAAFLGQRALTEDDFLMKVLDGMAFAGFISERGPPYRPTDLFDDLIANQVERIRQEECYPHKVMNHVKELAEQLFKNENPYPAVAMHKVQRPVESPGHGDPKNLTIFPLLDDVTVQLFIDHAAAKLKGAPPVVKAELKGMVPSGPPLGDIVDRHGHVLANSARRLEVVRNCITYIFDNKMLEAKKLMPAVLRALKGRAARVCLTQELNQHVLQNRAVLDDQQFDYIVRMMNCTLQDCSHMDEHGIAAALLPLVTAFCRKLGAGITQFAYSCVQDHMVWTNMQFWEAMFYSDVQNHIRALYLEADEGAQPSSESVPAGGQELLGALELASEQSRLWPALSKEQQSERVQKEESTVFSQAIHYANRMSYLLLPLDTSKNRLLNRTGIGDVESVSNSYVTNSIAGSMAESYDTESGFEDAESSDVANSVVRFINRFVDKVCNESGVTNEHLKALHTMIPDIVQMHIETLDAVHRESKRLPPIQKPKLLRPVLLLGEEFVMDGMRVHLLADGREEATGAMGGPPLLPAEGAIFLTTYRLIFKGTPHDPLVGEQVVTRSFPIASLTKEKRISVTMPMDQYIQEGLQLRSCTFQLLKIAFDEEVASDLAEVFRKHMHKLRYPQHVQGTFAFTVGQCGKTLVEHKTKDKNQSIKTLSKNLVKSAKRTIGRQYVTRKKYTPPTWENRGSLQSEPDEDDISVSEELDPSSLTLSSTIRSSDRQTMSNVVERACCRDYQRLGLGTLSNSLTRSKNEPFRISTVNRMYTVCRSYPGLLIVPQSIPDSTIQRISRCYRQNRFPVVCWRNSRTKAVLLRSAGLHAKGVVGFFKSPNASSAGTTHTKSPSQTDSTSLEQEKYMQAIISSMPSYSEPSGRNTLSGFTSTHMSTSESSDKLRQPKIGALMKQVMGGKDEVPGTFSRGALGQRARVISLSQPRVSGKARKSPGGKWGSIRGSGRLSAYNPDVGNRLASKESPQPNGGPSEALFFRQQRAYLYIIGDKTQLKGGKQDSFQQWEVVPIEVCDVRQVKNSFKKLMKACVPSSSTPDPSMSFHRCLEDSEWMCLVHKVLQVSVLVVELLDTGSSVMVSLEDGWDVTTQVVSLVQLLSDPYYRTFDGFRLLVEKEWLSFGHRFSHRGAQTLASQSSGFTPVFLQFLDCVHQIHLQFPMEFEFSQYYLKFLAYHYVSNRFRTFLLDSDYERIELGVLYEEKGERKNPQVCKSVWDYIDRLNKKTPIFFNYMFSPEDEEVLRPYSFVSNLKVWDFYTEETLSEGPSYDWELVQRGRQERLAEEVPSKPDTSTPKSHRHIIWPCYDSRIRAVPDAITKLLQDLQRLEAELGLPPEKWKETWDKIKATQRSEARLESRTSFNSSLLMSSNLSHQRRSQGVYLQESGVGSSINLSMDCEASSSVPPVAGRPSTSTLYSQFQSTESENRSFEGILYKRGALLKPWKPRWFVLDKTKHQLRYYESRQDKECTGVIELAEVESVIPGTPTMGAPKHIPEKGFFDLKTTKRVYNFCAQDSLNAQLWMDSIQSCLSDA; encoded by the exons gGGGCAGTGAGGGGCAAGGTCGCATTCTCCAGCGCTTCCCTGAGAAAGACTGGGAGGACAATCCTTTTCCACAAGGCATAGAACTG ttctGTCAACCTAACGGATGGCAGTTGGTTCCAGAGAGGGAACCCCCGTCGTTCTTTGTGTCGGTTCTGACTGATATCAACTCAGAGCGTCACTACTGTGCCTGCTTCACGTTCTGGGAGGGCCTGGACAACCCCCAG TTGCAGAAGGCCGAGACCAGCGAGGTGGATGAGGATGAGGTCCCAGGACTGATCCAGCCTGCCCAGGTTTTTGCCCCCAAGAGCCTGGTGCTGGTGTCTCGTCTGGACCACACTGAGGTCTTCCGG AACTGTTTGGGCCTCATCTATACTGTGCATGTGGACAGCCTCAGTGTTCCCTTGGAAACGGTGATCGGAAACCTCCTTACATGTGTCATACCCACTGCTGGTGGTTCTCAG agGACTATAACGTTGGGGGCGGGCGATCGGCAGGTCATTCAGACGCCCATCAACGACTCCCTTCCTGTCAGTGGCAGCAGCGTAGCCCACCTCTTTAGACAACTCG GTATAGTGAACGTCCTCTATCTGTTCTGTGCTGCCCTGACGGAACACAAGATCCTGTTTCTGTCCAGGAGCTACCAGAGACTAACAGATGCCTGCAGAGGTCTACTGGCCATTATGTTCCCCCTCAAATAcag TTTTACGTATGTCCCCATCCTTCCGGGAAAACTCCTGGAAGTGTTGAGCACTCCCACGCCCTTCATCATCGGGGTCAACTCCTTCTTCCGCTCCGAGACCCAGGAACTG TTGGACGTGATCATCGCTGACCTGGACGGAGGCACGGTGACCGTCCCGGAGTGTGTCCACATCTCCCTGCTCCCCGACCCGCTCTTACAGCAGACGCAAACCGCCCTCTCAATG GTGCTGGACCCAGAGCTGGAGACAGCTGACCATGCCTTCCCCCCATCGTCCACTCAAccctcctcactcaaaatccaG GATAAGGAGATCCGGGCCGTGTTTTTGTGGCTGTTCGCCCAGCTGTTCCACGGCTATCGCTGGTGTTTGCACATCATCCGCATACACCCGGAGCCAGTCATCCGCTTCCATAAG GCTGCGTTCCTGGGACAGAGGGCTCTGACGGAGGACGACTTCCTGATGAAGGTCCTGGATGGCATGGCGTTCGCTGGGTTCATATCGGAGAGAGGACCGCCTTACAGACCAACAGACCTGTTCGATGAC CTGATAGCCAATCAGGTGGAACGTATTCGCCAGGAGGAGTGCTACCCGCACAAAGTCATGAACCACGTTAAGGAGCTAGCCGAGCAGCtgttcaaaaat GAGAACCCCTATCCTGCCGTGGCCATGCATAAGGTGCAGCGGCCAGTTGAGAGCCCCGGTCACGGTGACCCCAAGAACCTAACCATCTTCCCCCTGCTGGATGACGTCACAGTCCAGCTCTTCATCGACCACGCCGCCGCCAAGCTCAAGGGTGCCCCGCCCGTGGTCAAGGCCGAACTCAAGGGCATGGTACCCTCCGGCCCTCCGCTGG GAGACATAGTGGATCGTCACGGTCATGTGCTGGCCAACAGCGCTCGCAGGCTGGAGGTGGTCCGGAACTGCATTACATACATCTTCGACAACAAGATGCTGGAGGCCAAGAAG CTTATGCCAGCTGTTCTGCGGGCACTGAAGGGCCGGGCAGCCCGCGTGTGTCTGACCCAGGAGCTTAACCAACATGTTCTGCAGAACCGAGCTGTTCTGGATGATCAGCAATTTGACTACATCGTCCGCATGATGAATTGCACCTTGCAG GACTGCTCACACATGGATGAACATGGTATCGCAGCTGCCCTGCTTCCTCTGGTCACAGCCTTCTGCAGA AAACTAGGTGCCGGCATCACCCAGTTCGCCTACAGCTGTGTTCAGGACCACATGGTGTGGACCAACATGCAGTTCTGGGAAGCTATGTTCTACAGTGATGTTCAGAACCACATCAGAGCCCTGTACCTGGAGGCAGATGAGGGAGCGCAGCCCAGCTCT GAGTCGGTTCCAGCCGGAGGTCAGGAGCTCCTGGGTGCCCTGGAGCTGGCGTCGGAGCAGAGTCGACTGTGGCCGGCGCTCAGCAAGGAGCAGCAGAGTGAGCGCGTGCAGAAGGAGGAGAGCACGGTGTTCAGCCAGGCCATCCACTACGCCAACCGCATGTCCTACCTGCTGCTGCCCCTGGACACAAGCAAGAACCGCCTCCTCAACCGGACCGGCATCGGGGACGTGGAGAGTGTCAGCAACAGCTATGTCACCAACAG CATTGCTGGCAGCATGGCGGAGAGCTACGATACGGAGAGTGGCTTTGAGGACGCAGAGAGCTCCGACGTGGCCAATTCTGTGGTGCGTTTCATCAACCGATTCGTAGACAAGGTGTGCAACGAGAGCGGGGTGACCAACGAGCACCTGAAGGCTCTACACACCATGATACCAG ACATTGTTCAGATGCACATCGAGACGTTGGATGCAGTCCATAGGGAGAGTAAGCGACTGCCGCCGATCCAAAAG CCTAAGCTGCTGAGGCCTGTTCTCCTGCTGGGGGAGGAGTTTGTGATGGACGGCATGCGGGTACACCTGTTGGCAGACGGCCGGGAGGAAGCCACCGGGGCCATGGGGGGTCCCCCGCTGCTCCCTGCCGAGGGGGCCATCTTCCTCACCACTTACCGCCTCATCTTCAAGGGCACGCCCCACGACCCTCTGG TGGGTGAGCAGGTTGTGACTCGGTCTTTCCCCATCGCCTCCCTGACCAAGGAGAAGAGGATCTCAGTCACTATGCCAATGGACCAGTACATACAGGAGGGCCTGCAGCTCCGCTCCTGCACTTTCCAG TTGCTGAAGATCGCTTTTGACGAGGAGGTGGCGTCGGACCTGGCCGAGGTGTTCCGGAAGCACATGCACAAGCTCCGCTACCCCCAGCACGTCCAGGGGACCTTTGCCTTCACCGTTGGCCAGTGTGGCAAGACGTTGGTGGAACACAAGACCAAGGACAAGAACCAGTCAATAAA AACACTTTCCAAAAACCTGGTGAAGAGTGCCAAGAGGACCATCGGGCGACAGTACGTGACCAGGAAGAAGTATACACCTCCCACCTGGGAGAACCGGGGCAGCTTGCAGTCCGAGCCGGATGAGGACGACATTTCAG TCTCAGAGGAGCTGGACCCGAGCTCACTGaccctctcctccaccatccGCTCCTCGGACAGACAGACCATGAGCAACGTGGTTGAGCGGGCCTGTTGTCGTGACTACCAGCGCCTGGGTCTGGGCACGCTCAGTAACAGCCTGACTCGCTCCAAGAACGAACCGTTCCGCATCTCCACGGTCAATCGCATGTACACTGTCTGCAGGAG CTACCCTGGCCTGTTGATCGTGCCCCAGAGTATCCCCGACTCCACCATCCAGCGCATCTCCCGCTGCTACCGGCAGAATCGTTTCCCCGTGGTGTGCTGGAGGAACTCCCGTACCAAGGCGGTGCTGCTGCGCTCAGCAGGCCTCCACGCCAAGGGAGTGGTGGGCTTCTTCAAGTCGCCCAACGCTTCCAGCGCCGGTACGACCCACACCAAAA GCCCCTCCCAGACCGACTCAACCAGCCTGGAGCAGGAGAAGTACATGCAGGCCATCATCAGCTCCATGCCCTCCTACTCTGAACCCAGTGGTAGGAACACACTCAGCGGATTCACCTCCACTCACATGAGCACCTCAG AGTCATCAGATAAGCTGAGGCAGCCTAAGATTGGCGCTTTAATGAAACAAGTGATGGGAGGAAAGGATGAAGTCCCTGGAACCTTCAGCCGAGGAG CTCTGGGTCAAAGGGCGAGggtcatctccctctctcagcccAGGGTTTCAGGCAAAGCCAGAAAATCCCCTGGAG GGAAGTGGGGCAGTATCCGAGGCAGTGGCCGCCTGAGTGCCTACAACCCCGACGTGGGGAACCGTCTGGCCAGTAAAGAGTCCCCCCAGCCCAACGGGGGGCCCAGCGAGGCCTTGTTCTTCCGACAGCAGAGGGCCTACCTCTACATCATCGGGGACAAGACACAGCTCAAG GGAGGGAAGCAGGATTCCTTCCAGCAGTGGGAGGTGGTGCCCATAGAAGTGTGTGACGTGCGGCAGGTGAAGAACAGCTTCAAGAAGCTGATGAAGGCGTGTGTGCCCAGCTCGTCCACCCCAGACCCCAGCATGTCATTTCACCGCTGTCTGGAGGATTCCGAATGGATGTGCCTG gtgcatAAGGTCTTGCAGGTGTCTGTCTTGGTGGTGGAGCTCCTGGATACAGGCTCGTCAGTCATGGTCAGCCTGGAGGATGGTTGGGACGTCACTACTCAG GTGGTGTCCCTGGTGCAGCTCCTATCAGACCCATACTACCGGACGTTCGACGGCTTCCGCCTGCTGGTGGAAAAGGAGTGGCTATCGTTTGGCCACAGGTTCAGTCACCGCGGTGCCCAAACCCTGGCCAGCCAGAGCAGTGGCTTCACCCCGGTCTTCCTGCAGTTTCTCGACTGTGTGCACCAG ATCCACCTGCAGTTCCCCATGGAGTTTGAGTTCAGTCAGTACTACCTGAAGTTCTTGGCCTACCACTATGTGTCCAACCGCTTCAGAACCTTCCTGCTGGACTCGGACTACGAACGCATCGAGCTTG GGGTTTTGTATGAGGAGAAGGGAGAGCGGAAGAACCCACAGGTATGCAAGTCAGTGTGGGATTACATCGACCGACTCAACAAGAAAACCCCCATCTTCTTCAACTACATGTTCTCACCAGAGGACGAGGAG GTCCTGAGACCGTACAGCTTTGTGTCAAACCTGAAGGTGTGGGACTTCTACACGGAGGAGACCCTCTCTGAAGGCCCGTCGTACGACTGGGAGCTGGTCCAGAGGGGCCGACAGGAGAGGCTTGCCGAGGAGGTGCCGAGCAAACCAGACACCAGTACCCCGAAGTCCCATCGCCACATCATCTGGCCCTGCTACGACAGCCGTATCCGGGCGGTGCCCGACGCCATCACCAAACTGCTGCAG GACCTACAGAGGCTGGAGGCCGAGCTGGGGCTGCCGCCGGAGAAGTGGAAGGAAACCTGGGACAAGATCAAGGCCACCCAACGGTCCGAGGCCAGGCTGGAGAGCAGG ACGTCGTTCAACAGCTCCCTGCTCATGTCGTCCAACCTGAGTCACCAGCGGCGCTCTCAGGGCGTGTACCTGCAGGAGAGTGGCGTGGGCTCCTCCATTAACCTGTCCATGGACTGTGAGGCCAGCTCCTCTGTCCCCCCCGTGGCGGGGCGTCCCAGCACCAGCACCCTGTACAGTCAGTTCCAGAGCACCGAGAGCGAGAACAG GAGTTTTGAGGGCATCCTGTATAAGAGAGGCGCGCTGTTGAAACCTTGGAAACCCCGCTGGTTTGTGCTGGACAAGACCAAACATCAG CTGAGATACTATGAGAGCAGACAGGACAAGGAGTGTACGGGGGTGATTGAGCTGGCGGAGGTGGAGTCTGTCATTCCAGGCACGCCCACCATGGGAGCGCCCAAACACATACCGGAGAAAGGCTTCTTCGAC CTCAAAACGACCAAACGAGTGTATAACTTCTGTGCACAGGACAGCCTCAACGCTCAGCTGTGGATGGACAGTATTCAGAGCTGCCTCTCCGACGCCTGA